The nucleotide sequence TCCATTGTTGATTTTATTGGATTTTACTTTGCTCATGTATTTATCTTATTCTGATGTATGATATAAAATTTTGATCTTAATGTTTTATTCTCAATTGTATTTGTAAAGTTATTTATAAAGTTGTTGATGTGATTTTGATGTATGATATAAAATTTCAATCTTTACTGATGTATTGTCATGTTTATTTGTAAAGTTGTTTATAAAGTTGTTCATGTAACGATGTTATTCTGAAGTATAATATAAATTTCCGATTTTAACTGATGTATGTTTTAAAATTTCAATCTTTTTATACAATTTATTCAGCTGATCATCCTGCATGTCTATTTGTGATACTTAATCGGAAAAGTAGGTTTTAAGTTTTAATTATATGATTTgttgtaaaaaatatatatacttcgaTATGATAAGAAATTACATGTATTCTCACCTTTTCGATGTTGTCTATTGTTATTTTGATATATATTAGTTGTATCATCTTTTATTTAGACATATTGCATACCTTAATGGATTGTATTCATTTGTTTCTTAATGTTATTGATTTTGATTCTATATGATTGATACTGTTATAGTTTTACGTGAGAATGATTTATCGATTTCCGTGTTACCTTGAAGACAATAAAAGGAAATGTTTGGTTAGTAATTTTATCCGATCTTAGTTGAAcacttaattttaattttttcgtATGATATCTAGCAATAAAagtgtttcttttatttatgctTAGATTTTGCCAAAACAGTATCAAAATTGGATTCAACAGTTTAATTATCCAACTGGAAATACAAACATCCGGACCACAACTGGAAATGTTTTTAAAGTCAAGATCTATCCTCTAAGCAATGGCAGATATTATTTCTATAATGGTTGGTGTCAGTTCGTAGACAGTTTGAAAATACCTTCAGATTCATGGTTGATATTTCATTATGAAGAAGCATTAGAAAGTTTCAGAATATTGTATTTTTATCAAGACATTTCTCTTGCTCCTTGTGATGATTTTTACTACAAACCATCTGGTAACGAAGATTATGTGGTATGTAACTTCGAAGATTATTCACCATGTAATTTTTTTGGAGATACAGTTGTTTAAttgttgttttttatttatttacttaattttcTGATATATTTTTACTAATGTACTATATAATGTGTTTTATTCTAATTGTTGAGTATTAATCGTTCTTTTGTTCATCACAAGATGTTAAACACTATTCCTTCATATTCGTTTCTTATTAAAGGATCTGGAAACCAGAACTGGTCTGTACGGATGGAAGATATCAACAATGAGCTTTACATAACTACCGGATGGAAGGAGATAAAGAATGAGTTGTCATTAACTGCTGATCATCTCATTGTCTTTGAGATGATAGATCTTCAGACTTTTCATATCACGGTTATTGATCTTCAGACTTTTCATATCACGGTTTTCAATTGTGCTACCTGCGATTTAGTGCTTCCACCGGAGGTCTGTGCTATTGTTAAAGAAAAGGTGATAGAAGAGATTGTCTTGAGTTCAGATACTGAAGCTGTACAGGACATCGTTAATGTCAATGAAGGTGGTATGGTTTTTATGAATGAAGATAATCAGATCGTACCTATTTCTTCCCGTGTGGACGGTCATTTTGTAAGTTTGTGATGATGAGTTTACTAATATATAATACTTTAGTCAGATTTTAAAGATGTGttaattatttgtttattgaATTGTTCGTTGTTTGTTACAGCGCCTTTTTAAAAAATAGGCTGAAGATCTTGGACTGAATCGTAAGATGGGTTTGAAGATTGTGGACGTGGCAGGTGATGTTTGGAATGTTCAAGCTGCTATAGGTTCATCTCGAGGTCAACCAAGATATTATCTGCAAGGAATGAGAAAGTTTGTGAAGGATAAAGGCATGGCCCAGGTCAAACATTTACCCTTAACTTTGTGAAAGGTAAAAAGCTTTTTATGTTCGGATGAATGTTCATGGGATTGAAGAAGGCAAATGCAGAAGGATACATGGAACCAAGTTTTTGGGTTGTAGTTCTTTGCTTTTAGAAACTGATGGTAGActtgtttgtttagttttggaGTTGTGATTCTAAAACTATATATGTAGATGTAAATTATTGGGTCCATGTCCAACGGAAACAATGCGGAGATGTAAGCTAAACACAGTATACTCGGTTACTCGCTCGAAACAATTCCTTAATGAAAAATATAGTACAAACTAATAGCAAAATCATGTTCAAAGTTATAAGCGCTATTCTTTGACAATGATAAGCTGGTTAATTATGCCATTAAAGGAATAAAAACATCAAGTTCTATTCTCTGATAATCATTTCAAGCAAATAGAAACACATACATTTTCGATTATATAAAGAAACATATCGCCTTTTGCTGGGACTGGTGTCCACAATTTCCAAACTAAAACTGAAATTGATCAAATGAGACATGTTAAATATGTATAAGAAATCATGTACGTGTTAATtcgtttgacttttggtcaacatctacttgacttttggtcaacatctcatttagtattcaacagacGTTTGAATAActcaaacagtggtttgaacatttgtttgactattggtcaacagttggtggaaacccatgttaggttgaatagtgttttgaagaggaaaacagTGCTAAAATATAAGAAGACAGTGGATCTGGTtaaacatctgtttgacttttggtcaaccaCTGTTTgtcttttggtcaacatctgtttgccCGATTAGATTGGGTGTTAGATTGTAGTTCTTTAAGTCattgtttcgttttcttgaattctatataattttgtaaagaagtacaagaacaaacatttttacaaaatctcAAATCACCCGATCACGTAAGTGCATTGAAGTATAAGTGGAAATGATGTTATTTATgtggtcctgttgtgcttttgtttgacGTCTAATATAGGTTCATGATCTAATATAGTAAACGTCTAATTTAGTATTCAACAGACGTTTGAATAACttaaacagtggtttgaacatctgtttgactattgGTCAACAGTTGGTGGAAACCCATGTTATGTTGAAtagtgttttgaagaggaaaacagTGCTAAAATATAAGAAGACAGTGGATCTGGTtaaacatctgtttgacttttggtcaaccaCTGTTTGTCTTTTGGTTAACATCTGTTTGCCCGATTAGATTGGGTGTTAGATTGTAGTTCTTTAAGTCattgtttcgttttcttgaattctatgtaattttgtaaagaagtacaagaacaaacatttttacaaaatcccaaatcacccgATCAGCtaagtgcattgaagtaaaaATGGAAATGATGTTATTTATgtggtcctgttgtgcttttgtttgacGTCTAATATAGGTTCATGATCTAATCACGTGATGTGAAGaaattgttgttgaatccaatgagatgcttgatgtaatgaggtcgtattaataacaaataataattaatataactaagtttcCCAAGGCCGGGAAGCAATCCTAGGTAATAAcctaggtagtgtttggtatgaaggaattGGAGGTGGAATGaaatggatgattacgagggaatgaagaaaagggtgtttggttggtcaatggaatggaatcacccattccaaaaggcattccattccctcaaaatcattccttccacaccccatgttttttttccattctaTCCCCTCTTACACCACTCATCAACAACACCccaacccaccaccttcgccaaaacccaccaccaccaccaccacccaccactgacgccatcgccgccacccgccaccacctcaccccgacagccaccgtcgccgccgccacccactcgccaccgctATCACCCACAATCGTGACCAACCGTCAACGCCACTAATTGCCGCCGCctaccaccatcgtcgacgcACCACCTCCGTCGCCACCAACCGCCGttgccgccgccacccaccgccacctctgctgccacccgccaccaacggccaccttgccgccaccaccactcgtcgtcaccgtcgcaccgccactcgccaccgccaccaccacccatcgccgccaacgacacccaccaccgctacctataaccacccacaattaCTACCACCGATCACAACCACCACTCACAGCttattttattactccgtttttcttgcctaccgaacaatacacaataataattcattccattcacacatggtaaccaaacaagacatggaatggtaatgatccattgcattccctcgtccattccattacctcttCCATTCCATTCCTCCGTCCATTCCATTatcccataccaaacagaccctagtcttacataaaaaagaaaataattaaaataGAAGTCTAAAAAAGTATACTAGAATTGAAGGTTAAAGAAAGTTAAATTATTATTCAAATTCATTTAAAAATATACCCAAAACATTAACTTATTCttcaaatttatttaaaatatatatccAAAACTTAATTTATACACGTGAGAGGAAAACAACGAGTAAAACGTAAACAAGAACGCGTCACGCGTGCACCCACTCGCCTGAATCTCTAACCCACGCGCCACACATCAACTCCTAAACATTCCCCACGAATAATAAAAGCGCGTGAGATTCCGACATGATTTCCAGCCGGGTCAAGCTCACACTCCACTGGACAAACCCGTTGAAAGCCAGTCAGATATTTGCAGGCTCCACATCCTCAATTTCATTTGAATCTGAATCCGAATCTGAATTTGCATTTCATTTCAATTTCATTTGCATTTCAAAAGAGCGTTCTCCACACCATTGAATACTTTGACTTGCAACAAAGAAACAAAGAAGAAAAGCAGCACCTTCCTCTTTCTTTCCATACCGTGTGTGTTCCCCAacattatataaataataatccTACACCCCTCTTCATACTCCAGATCAGATCAAATTAAACCATCATATCATCATCTAAGGTACCATACACCTTTTCATTTATTCAATCATCCTTGTGTGCCCTTACAGATCTTTGACTTGTTACTAATATTATGTGATTGTATTTTCAGGGTTGTTCATGTGTAAAGTTACAAAGGGTAAATTTTATTCCGCTATGGATGAAGAGAAGCTTGCAGAAAAATATCAGGGGTTGTTTCTGAAATGCTCAAATTTATTAGAGTTGGCCGCTGCGGATGATGTTACTGGATTCGTTCACATGGTGGAAGACAGCGGTGTGTGTATAGATGAGGTCAGCTTTTGGTACGGAAGAAGGATTGGGGATCTAAGGAAGATGGGGCTGGAAGAACGGACGCCTCTCATGATTGCTTCCACTTATGGAAGCATTCGTGTTTTGAAATTTATTATTGGTACAAAGAGAGTTGATGTTAACAAATTCTCTGATTCAGATGGTGCTACTGCCCTCCACTGCGCCGTGGCTGGAGGGTCTCCTACGTCGGTTGCTGTTGTGAAGCTTTTACTCGAAGCTTCGGCTGATGTTAACATGACCGATGATAATGGGAACAAGGCGGTCGATTTGATTGCTCGTGGTGTTAAAGCGTCTACTCGTCGCGCTTTGGAGAGGTTGTTGAAGGGGTTATCGATTGAAGACGGGAATGATGAAGAACTAATCGATGAGAAAGAAACGGTGGCAGCGAAAAAGGAATACCCGGTTGATGTGTCGATGCCGGATATTAATAACGGGGTGTATGGTTCGGATGAGTTTAGGATGTATACTTTTAAGGTGAAGCCGTGTTCGAGAGCGTATACTCATGATTGGACTGAGTGCCCTTTTGTTCATCCGGGCGAGAACGCACGCCGTCGTGATCTTAGAAAGTTCAACTACAGCTGCGTTCCCTGCCCGGAGTTTCGTAAAGGGAGTTGTGTGAAAGGAGATTCGTGCGAATACGCACATGGGGTGTTTGAATCCTGGCTTCACCCAGCTCAATACAGGACTCGGTTATGTAAGGATGAAACTGGGTGTGCGCGAAAAGTGTGTTTTTTTGCGCACAGAGTGGAGGAGCTCCGGCCGGTGTATGCTTCCACCGGCTCGGGTCTGCCTTCACCAAAATCAGGGTCTGTGCACCCTGTTGCTGTTACTTCAATGGAAATGGGTTCCATGAGTCCGCTGGCTCTTGGTTCAACTCCTCAGATGTCTCCACCGACTTCCCCAATGTGGCAGAACAA is from Helianthus annuus cultivar XRQ/B chromosome 9, HanXRQr2.0-SUNRISE, whole genome shotgun sequence and encodes:
- the LOC110916500 gene encoding zinc finger CCCH domain-containing protein 29 yields the protein MCKVTKGKFYSAMDEEKLAEKYQGLFLKCSNLLELAAADDVTGFVHMVEDSGVCIDEVSFWYGRRIGDLRKMGLEERTPLMIASTYGSIRVLKFIIGTKRVDVNKFSDSDGATALHCAVAGGSPTSVAVVKLLLEASADVNMTDDNGNKAVDLIARGVKASTRRALERLLKGLSIEDGNDEELIDEKETVAAKKEYPVDVSMPDINNGVYGSDEFRMYTFKVKPCSRAYTHDWTECPFVHPGENARRRDLRKFNYSCVPCPEFRKGSCVKGDSCEYAHGVFESWLHPAQYRTRLCKDETGCARKVCFFAHRVEELRPVYASTGSGLPSPKSGSVHPVAVTSMEMGSMSPLALGSTPQMSPPTSPMWQNKVNHLTPPTLQLPGSRLKTALNARDLEIDMELLGLESIRTQQQHQQRQQMIDDLSNNLYNNNNNRFGELKPRNLDDVFGSLDQSLLSQFHGLSPKVSNTQTQLQSPTSHQQFNSLRASYPSPNYSSSPVRKPVGYGFDSSAAVAQAVMNSRSGSLKQRSHSFIDRGAGAHIGLRSNPQQSSGFTEWGSPDGKLEWGFEDANKLRKSVSFGYGGTTVNVNHEPDVSWVNTMVKDVGTGVNGSPEMARYGGSGEILPQWVEQMYIEQEQMVA